A window of Silurus meridionalis isolate SWU-2019-XX chromosome 4, ASM1480568v1, whole genome shotgun sequence contains these coding sequences:
- the mlf2 gene encoding myeloid leukemia factor 2 isoform X1 — protein sequence MFRFLDDVDDNPYMMDPFAAHRRQMRSVFGSFGFDPFPLSPQIQSARAPMQVQPQAGALAPFGMMGMGGGFMDMFGMMNGMMENMERFSGSPSCQSFSSSTIISYSSDSGGPKVYQQTREIRTAPGGIRETRQSLRDSESGMERMSIGHHIGDRAHVLERSRNAHTGDQEHRQDFINLEENEAEAFDEEFRRGVGRYMSPNARALEYGRSRRAATGQLALPAPPNATSSSSPRPPHRPRYDW from the exons ATGTTCCGCTTCTTGGATGACGTCGATGACAATCCATACATGAT ggACCCGTTTGCGGCACACCGTCGTCAGATGAGGAGCGTGTTCGGGTCGTTCGGGTTTGACCCGTTCCCTCTGAGTCCTCAGATCCAGTCGGCCCGAGCTCCCATGCAAGTGCAG CCTCAGGCTGGTGCGTTGGCCCCTTTCGGGATGATGGGAATG GGAGGAGGATTCATGGATATGTTCGGGATGATGAACGGCATGATGGAGAACATG GAGAGGTTCTCCGGTTCTCCATCCTGTCAgtctttctcctcctccaccatcATCTCGTACAGCAGTGACTCCGGAGGTCCCAAAGTGTACCAACAAACCAGAGAAATCAGAACAGCACCTGGAGGG atcAGAGAGACGCGTCAGTCGTTGCGCGATAGCGAGAGCGGCATGGAGCGCATGTCCATCGGCCATCATATTGGAGATCGAGCTCACGTGTTGGAACGTTCCAGAAACGCGCACACCGGCGATCAGGAGCACCGACAAGACTTCATTAACCTGGAGGAAA ATGAAGCCGAAGCTTTCGATGAGGAGTTTAGGAGGGGAGTAGGGCGTTACATGAGCCCTAACGCCCGTGCCCTGGAATACGGACGGAGCCGAAGGGCAGCGACGGGACAACTGGCACTACCCGCGCCGCCAAACGCCACATCCTCTTCCTCACCTCGACCTCCCCACCGTCCCCGCTACGACTGGTGA
- the styk1b gene encoding LOW QUALITY PROTEIN: tyrosine-protein kinase STYK1b (The sequence of the model RefSeq protein was modified relative to this genomic sequence to represent the inferred CDS: inserted 1 base in 1 codon), whose product MDFECVYGVCVCVCVCVCVCGSVYVMKLHSVQNARVHYRANMYAISILLINTHCPKSRLIYSNYLWSPLFCPTHTHTHTHTHTHTHTHTHTHTHTHTHTHRMASANSSQGYTLCKPDDTLCEVRMYEQEVIIVPVLLLLSFFIVLVILLLLRFCPEKVHKVRPWGTQKSRGPPRIVHGVDAPQGLNALEGESIALDISPTYSTFGASVRAGGIMRGIDNPGFGDAALLNPRETPRQRLPENFKLVTSLPSSYALKSDGTVSLYRARMENRNVVLHVLNDSASENECESFLGFASFLSQLGPHPFLPELIGVVTLRAPLIMVMEECENQDLLSYLWRCRQAGPDSGVMTEKQIFTMATQVASALDFLHSKGLIHGNIKARSVLITRMLTAKLWGLGDVYTRRTYGVNYKSDPGMKKWQAPEILANREASQKSDLWSFGLLLYEMVTLGEVPYAEVPVHELLQFLQRGKSLKKPHGCSNSLHTIIKSCCHWKEQDRLSLAELRNKLQXGEKSANDKTVLRSSQPISVGHYLQEAGYGEANSYTVF is encoded by the exons ATGGACTttgaatgtgtgtatggtgtgtgtgtgtgtgtgtgtgtgtgtgtgtgtgtgtgtggtagtgtgtatgtgatgaagcTACATAGCGTCCAAAATGCCAGAGTGCACTACCGAGCAAACATGTACGCAATTTCAATACTACTAATTAACACTCACTGTCCTAAATCACGACTCATTTATTCGAACTATCTTTGGAGTCCACTTTTctgtccaacacacacacacacacacacacacacaca cacacacacacacacacacacacacacacacacacacacacacacacacacacacag AATGGCGTCTGCAAATAGCTCTCAGGGATACACCCTGTGTAAACCAGATGACACTCTGTGTG AGGTCCGTATGTACGAGCAGGAGGTCATCATCGTTCCTGTGCTGCTGTTGCTCAGTTTTTTCATCGTGCTCGTCATCCTGCTTCTGTTGCGCTTTTGCCCAGAGAAAGTCCACAAAGTGCGGCCATGGGGCACTCAAAAGAGCCGGGGCCCCCCCCGGATCGTCCACGGGGTCGATG CTCCTCAGGGTCTGAACGCTTTGGAAGGAGAGAGTATAGCGCTCGACATCTCGCCTACGTACTCCACGTTCGGGGCGTCGGTGCGTGCCGGTGGAATAATGCGCGGCATCGATAACCCAGGCTTCGGCGACGCGGCCCTGCTGAACCCGCGCGAGACGCCGCGCCAGCGCCTGCCAGAGAACTTCAAACTGGTGACGTCACTGCCGAGCTCATACGCCCTGAAGTCGGACGGCACGGTGTCGCTCTACAGGGCGCGCATGGAGAACCGCAACGTTGTCCTGCACGTCCTCAATG ACTCAGCGAGCGAGAACGAGTGTGAGTCCTTCCTTGGCTTCGCGTCCTTCTTGTCTCAGCTGGGTCCTCACCCGTTCCTGCCCGAGCTGATCGGCGTGGTTACGCTGCGAGCGCCGCTCATCATGGTCATGGAGGAATGCGAGAACCAGGACCTACTCAGCTACCTGTGGAGGTGCAGACAG GCAGGACCCGACTCTGGGGTGATGACAGAGAAGCAGATCTTCACGATGGCCACTCAGGTGGCTTCCGCATTG GACTTCCTGCACTCCAAAGGTCTGATTCACGGAAACATCAAAGCCCGCAGCGTGTTAATTACCCGGATGCTAACGGCTAAGCTGTGGGGACTTGGTGACGTGTACACGCGAAGGACGTATGGCGTCAATTACAAAAGCGACCCCGGGATGAAAAAATGGCAGGCGCCGGAAATACTGGCTAACAGAGAGGCGAGCCAGAAGAGCGACCT GTGGTCGTTCGGCCTGCTGCTGTACGAGATGGTGACTCTCG GTGAGGTTCCTTACGCGGAGGTTCCCGTTCACGAGCTGCTGCAGTTCCTCCAGAGAGGAAAATCATTGAAGAAACCACATGGCTGCTCCAATTCACT TCATACCATCATCAAAAGCTGCTGCCACTGGAAAGAACAAGACCGCCTCTCATTGGCCGAGCTCCGAAACAAACTCC TCGGAGAGAAGAGCGCCAACGACAAAACGGTTCTCCGATCGTCTCAGCCAATCAGCGTCGGTCATTACCTTCAGGAGGCAGGGTATGGCGAGGCCAACAGTTACACCGTTTTCTGA
- the mlf2 gene encoding myeloid leukemia factor 2 isoform X2 — protein sequence MFRFLDDVDDNPYMMDPFAAHRRQMRSVFGSFGFDPFPLSPQIQSARAPMQVQPQAGALAPFGMMGMGGGFMDMFGMMNGMMENMERFSGSPSCQSFSSSTIISYSSDSGGPKVYQQTREIRTAPGGIRETRQSLRDSESGMERMSIGHHIGDRAHVLERSRNAHTGDQEHRQDFINLEENEAEAFDEEFRRGVGRYMSPNARALEYGRSRRAATGQLALPAPPNATSSSSPRPPHRPRYDW from the exons ATGTTCCGCTTCTTGGATGACGTCGATGACAATCCATACATGAT ggACCCGTTTGCGGCACACCGTCGTCAGATGAGGAGCGTGTTCGGGTCGTTCGGGTTTGACCCGTTCCCTCTGAGTCCTCAGATCCAGTCGGCCCGAGCTCCCATGCAAGTGCAG CCTCAGGCTGGTGCGTTGGCCCCTTTCGGGATGATGGGAATG GGAGGAGGATTCATGGATATGTTCGGGATGATGAACGGCATGATGGAGAACATG GAGAGGTTCTCCGGTTCTCCATCCTGTCAgtctttctcctcctccaccatcATCTCGTACAGCAGTGACTCCGGAGGTCCCAAAGTGTACCAACAAACCAGAGAAATCAGAACAGCACCTGGAGGG atcAGAGAGACGCGTCAGTCGTTGCGCGATAGCGAGAGCGGCATGGAGCGCATGTCCATCGGCCATCATATTGGAGATCGAGCTCACGTGTTGGAACGTTCCAGAAACGCGCACACCGGCGATCAGGAGCACCGACAAGACTTCATTAACCTGGAGGAAA ATGAAGCCGAAGCTTTCGATGAGGAGTTTAGGAGGGGAGTAGGGCGTTACATGAGCCCTAACGCCCGTGCCCTGGAATACGGACGGAGCCGAAGGGCAGCGACGGGACAACTGGCACTACCCGCGCCGCCAAACGCCACATCCTCTTCCTCACCTCGACCTCCCCACCGTCCCCGCTACGACTG gTGA
- the mboat7 gene encoding lysophospholipid acyltransferase 7 isoform X2: MSPEELVYLGILAASVPVGVLFRYLSPPVKQGAALSLGLLIVIATCGIHTLHSLCTVLGTWLIIRINWRKAPPLSLAWTFLYLLFFRMVTWFGLPSPTPFANAIQLLLTLKMVSLAYEVQSYHSEKKKDVSSFSKSSVNSCLSHEPSLYDVVSYSYCYVGVMTGPFFRYQTYVDWLEQTDPVSLPCKAPCLSRLKMVPVYGVLFLSVNFLFPLSYVRTDDFLEHNFFFRFFYMVAVFFVFRMRFYSAWCGAEAGCITAGLGCYPKGAESKPGGGPTIQYSPEPGAPVEYDFRTIQNIDCYNTDFCVKVRHGMRYWNMTVQWWLHQYVYSSAPFRAYALRAGWTMLVSAYWHGLHVGYYLSFLTIPVCIAAELAMESSVRSRLGAVGQKVFDWVHWFLKMRAYDYMCMGFVLLKAGDTLHYWSSIYFIIHVVALVCIAAGRLMGGGTKEKSRVKAEN; the protein is encoded by the exons ATGTCTCCGGAAGAGCTGGTGTACCTGGGGATCCTGGCGGCGTCCGTCCCCGTCGGGGTCCTGTTCCGCTACCTCA gTCCTCCAGTTAAGCAGGGGGCAGCACTGAGCTTGGGGCTCCTTATTGTTATCGCTACTTGCGgaatacacactttacactcgCTGTGCACCGTCCTGGGGACGTGGCTGATTATCCGAATCAACtggag GAAAGCTCCGCCCCTTTCTCTAGCATGGACGTTCCTGTACCTGTTATTCTTTCGTATGGTCACATGGTTCGGACTTCCCTCTCCGACACCGTTCGCCAACGCCATCCAGCTCCTTCTCACGCTGAAG ATGGTCAGTCTGGCGTATGAGGTCCAGAGCTATCACTCTGAGAAGAAAAAGGACGTGAGCTCCTTCTCCAAGTCGTCCGTGAACAGCTGTCTGTCTCACGAGCCTTCCCTGTATGACGTCGTCTCGTACAGCTACTGCTACGTTGGGGTCATGACAG GGCCGTTCTTCCGCTACCAGACGTACGTGGACTGGCTGGAGCAGACCGATCCTGTCTCGCTGCCGTGTAAAGCGCCGTGCCTGAGCAGGTTAAAGATGGTCCCCGTCTACGGCGTGCTCTTCCTGAGTGTTAACTTCCTGTTCCCGTTGTCCTACGTTCGCACCGACGACTTCCTGGAGCACAACTTTTTCTTCAG GTTCTTCTACATGGTGGCGGTGTTCTTCGTGTTCCGCATGAGGTTCTACTCGGCGTGGTGCGGAGCCGAGGCCGGATGCATCACAGCGGGGCTCGGGTGTTACCCAAAGGGGGCGGAGTCTAAACCAGGAGGCGGgcctacaatacaatacag ccccGAGCCCGGCGCTCCCGTCGAGTATGACTTCCGAACCATCCAGAACATCGACTGCTACAACACAGACTTCTGTGTGAAAGTCCGACATGGCATGCGCTACTGGAACATGACCGTGCAGTGGTGGCTTCATCAGTACGTCTACAGCAGTGCACCGTTCAGAGCCTACGCGctgag AGCGGGATGGACGATGTTGGTGAGTGCGTACTGGCACGGTCTACATGTGGGGTATTACCTGTCCTTCCTGACCATCCCGGTGTGTATCGCTGCAGAGTTAGCCATGGAGTCGAGCGTGCGATCGCGTCTGGGCGCTGTGGGACAGAAGGTGTTCGACTGGGTGCACTGGTTCCTGAAGATGCGAGCGTACGACTACATGTGCATGGGCTTCGTCCTGCTGAAGGCCGGAGACACGCTGCACTACTGGAGCTCCATTTACTTCATCATCCACGTGGTGGCGCTGGTCTGCATCGCCGCCGGACGCCTGATGGGCGGCGGGACGAAGGAGAAGTCGAGGGTCAAGGCGGAGAACTGA
- the mboat7 gene encoding lysophospholipid acyltransferase 7 isoform X1 — MRKPSVQSELEFTSSCGYVDQWGACAVRKQEVIHSFCAFQEHASTRHTEMSPEELVYLGILAASVPVGVLFRYLSPPVKQGAALSLGLLIVIATCGIHTLHSLCTVLGTWLIIRINWRKAPPLSLAWTFLYLLFFRMVTWFGLPSPTPFANAIQLLLTLKMVSLAYEVQSYHSEKKKDVSSFSKSSVNSCLSHEPSLYDVVSYSYCYVGVMTGPFFRYQTYVDWLEQTDPVSLPCKAPCLSRLKMVPVYGVLFLSVNFLFPLSYVRTDDFLEHNFFFRFFYMVAVFFVFRMRFYSAWCGAEAGCITAGLGCYPKGAESKPGGGPTIQYSPEPGAPVEYDFRTIQNIDCYNTDFCVKVRHGMRYWNMTVQWWLHQYVYSSAPFRAYALRAGWTMLVSAYWHGLHVGYYLSFLTIPVCIAAELAMESSVRSRLGAVGQKVFDWVHWFLKMRAYDYMCMGFVLLKAGDTLHYWSSIYFIIHVVALVCIAAGRLMGGGTKEKSRVKAEN, encoded by the exons ATGAGGAAACCGAGCGTCCAATCAGAGCTCGAGTTCACCAGCTCGTGTGGTTACGTCGACCAATGGGGGGCGTGTGCGGTtagaaaacaggaagtgattcaCTCATTCTGTGCGTTCCAGGAACACGCTTCTACACGCCACAC AGAAATGTCTCCGGAAGAGCTGGTGTACCTGGGGATCCTGGCGGCGTCCGTCCCCGTCGGGGTCCTGTTCCGCTACCTCA gTCCTCCAGTTAAGCAGGGGGCAGCACTGAGCTTGGGGCTCCTTATTGTTATCGCTACTTGCGgaatacacactttacactcgCTGTGCACCGTCCTGGGGACGTGGCTGATTATCCGAATCAACtggag GAAAGCTCCGCCCCTTTCTCTAGCATGGACGTTCCTGTACCTGTTATTCTTTCGTATGGTCACATGGTTCGGACTTCCCTCTCCGACACCGTTCGCCAACGCCATCCAGCTCCTTCTCACGCTGAAG ATGGTCAGTCTGGCGTATGAGGTCCAGAGCTATCACTCTGAGAAGAAAAAGGACGTGAGCTCCTTCTCCAAGTCGTCCGTGAACAGCTGTCTGTCTCACGAGCCTTCCCTGTATGACGTCGTCTCGTACAGCTACTGCTACGTTGGGGTCATGACAG GGCCGTTCTTCCGCTACCAGACGTACGTGGACTGGCTGGAGCAGACCGATCCTGTCTCGCTGCCGTGTAAAGCGCCGTGCCTGAGCAGGTTAAAGATGGTCCCCGTCTACGGCGTGCTCTTCCTGAGTGTTAACTTCCTGTTCCCGTTGTCCTACGTTCGCACCGACGACTTCCTGGAGCACAACTTTTTCTTCAG GTTCTTCTACATGGTGGCGGTGTTCTTCGTGTTCCGCATGAGGTTCTACTCGGCGTGGTGCGGAGCCGAGGCCGGATGCATCACAGCGGGGCTCGGGTGTTACCCAAAGGGGGCGGAGTCTAAACCAGGAGGCGGgcctacaatacaatacag ccccGAGCCCGGCGCTCCCGTCGAGTATGACTTCCGAACCATCCAGAACATCGACTGCTACAACACAGACTTCTGTGTGAAAGTCCGACATGGCATGCGCTACTGGAACATGACCGTGCAGTGGTGGCTTCATCAGTACGTCTACAGCAGTGCACCGTTCAGAGCCTACGCGctgag AGCGGGATGGACGATGTTGGTGAGTGCGTACTGGCACGGTCTACATGTGGGGTATTACCTGTCCTTCCTGACCATCCCGGTGTGTATCGCTGCAGAGTTAGCCATGGAGTCGAGCGTGCGATCGCGTCTGGGCGCTGTGGGACAGAAGGTGTTCGACTGGGTGCACTGGTTCCTGAAGATGCGAGCGTACGACTACATGTGCATGGGCTTCGTCCTGCTGAAGGCCGGAGACACGCTGCACTACTGGAGCTCCATTTACTTCATCATCCACGTGGTGGCGCTGGTCTGCATCGCCGCCGGACGCCTGATGGGCGGCGGGACGAAGGAGAAGTCGAGGGTCAAGGCGGAGAACTGA
- the gstk1 gene encoding glutathione S-transferase kappa 1 has product MSRKVIELFYDVVSPYSWLGFEVLCRYRNVWNMELKLRPAFLGGVMQESGNKPPAMVPNKGLYMVQDLNRLASFMNIPLRHPSDPFEVMFQKGSLSAMRFLTAVAEKEKDGDRWVENVSREVWMRIWSRDEDICEPASLSEAGLKAGLSPSDVEEILAMAKSQPIKDKLKQTTKEAIKYDAFGFPLIVCHVDGKPKVFFGSDRFELMAYCIGEMWLGPQPDKRTSNL; this is encoded by the exons ATGTCCAGGAAAGTGATAGAACTTTTCTACGACGTGGTTTCGCCCTATTCCTGGCTGGGATTTGAG GTGCTGTGTCGCTACAGAAATGTGTGGAACATGGAGCTCAAATTACGCCCCGCCTTTCTGGGCGGAGTCATGCAAGAGTCAG gtaaCAAACCGCCTGCAATGGTGCCAAATAAAGGCCTGTACATGGTGCAGGATTTGAACCGGCTGGCGTCTTTTATGAACATCCCCCTGCGTCACCCGTCTGACCCGTTCGAGGTCATGTTTCAGAAAG GTTCTCTCTCCGCCATGCGATTCCTAACGGCCGTCGCGGAGAAGGAGAAAGACGGCGACCGCTGGGTGGAGAACGTTTCTAGGGAAGTTTGGATGCGGATCTGGAGCAGGGATGAGGATATCTGTGAGCCAGCGTCTCTTTCTGAG gCAGGACTGAAGGCCGGTTTGTCCCCCAGCGATGTGGAAGAGATTCTTGCCATGGCCAAATCTCAGCCAATTAAAGACAAGCTGAAGCAAACCACAAAGGAAGCGATCAAATATGAT GCGTTCGGGTTTCCCCTGATCGTTTGCCACGTCGACGGAAAACCCAAGGTGTTCTTCGGGTCGGACAGGTTCGAGCTGATGGCGTACTGCATCG gagAAATGTGGCTCGGCCCACAGCCGGACAAGCGCACGTCAAATCTGTAA